A stretch of the Longimicrobium sp. genome encodes the following:
- the sufD gene encoding Fe-S cluster assembly protein SufD, producing the protein MSDTTTAAAPATGVFTRDQVEILATRKVEADWLREARLAAHDAFAAAPMPARSDEDWRYSWQKLGKALRFDAYSFAEERAPVDSGDALPAGLAALIRDAGEASARLAQVDASVVWREVPEELAAQGVVFTSLESAARERPELVRRFLGTALTPDAGKFAAMAEAYWTGGVFVYVPRDVRVELPLRAWRWIGEGGSAVFGRTLVVAESGAQVSFVDELASDDFGRGALHVSGAEIFADEGAQVTYVAVQRFGRGVVHLQTDRLQAGRDARITTLYTTLGGDFSRADVRCALRQPGSHVDMLGLYIAHGDQHFDHETLQDHVAPHASSNLLFKGALDDEARSVFRGLIRVHPKAQRTDAYQTNRNLVLSAQARADSLPNLEIQADDVRCSHAATVGQLDEEEVFYLRSRGIPKGEAVRLVVFGFFGEVLEQLPLEGARQELLSAVERKLARQG; encoded by the coding sequence GTGAGCGATACGACGACTGCGGCCGCGCCGGCGACGGGGGTCTTCACCCGCGACCAGGTGGAGATCCTGGCCACGCGCAAGGTGGAGGCGGACTGGCTGCGCGAGGCGCGCCTGGCCGCGCACGACGCCTTCGCCGCCGCGCCGATGCCCGCGAGGAGCGACGAGGACTGGCGCTACTCCTGGCAGAAGCTGGGGAAGGCGCTGCGCTTCGATGCCTATTCGTTCGCCGAGGAGCGGGCGCCGGTCGACTCCGGCGACGCGCTCCCCGCCGGGCTCGCCGCGCTGATCCGGGACGCGGGCGAGGCCTCGGCGCGGCTGGCGCAGGTGGACGCGTCGGTGGTCTGGCGCGAGGTGCCGGAGGAGCTGGCGGCGCAGGGCGTCGTCTTCACCTCGCTGGAGAGCGCGGCGCGCGAGCGCCCCGAGCTGGTGCGGCGCTTCCTGGGGACGGCGCTCACCCCCGACGCCGGGAAGTTCGCCGCCATGGCCGAGGCGTACTGGACGGGCGGCGTCTTCGTGTACGTGCCCAGGGACGTGCGCGTGGAGCTGCCGCTCCGCGCCTGGCGCTGGATCGGCGAGGGGGGCAGCGCCGTGTTCGGGCGCACGCTGGTGGTGGCCGAGAGCGGCGCGCAGGTCTCCTTCGTCGACGAGCTGGCCTCGGACGACTTCGGGCGCGGGGCGCTGCACGTCTCCGGCGCCGAGATCTTCGCCGACGAGGGCGCGCAGGTGACCTACGTGGCCGTGCAGCGCTTCGGCCGCGGCGTGGTGCACCTGCAGACCGACCGGCTCCAGGCGGGGCGCGACGCCCGGATCACCACGCTGTACACCACGCTGGGCGGCGACTTCTCGCGCGCCGACGTGCGCTGCGCGCTCCGGCAGCCGGGCTCGCACGTGGACATGCTGGGGCTCTACATCGCCCACGGCGACCAGCACTTCGACCACGAGACGCTGCAGGACCACGTGGCCCCGCACGCCTCCAGCAACCTGCTCTTCAAGGGCGCGCTGGACGACGAGGCGCGCTCGGTGTTCAGGGGGCTCATCCGCGTGCACCCGAAGGCGCAGCGCACCGACGCGTACCAGACCAACCGCAACCTGGTGCTCTCGGCGCAGGCGCGCGCCGACTCGCTCCCCAATCTGGAGATCCAGGCCGACGACGTGCGCTGCTCGCACGCGGCCACGGTGGGGCAGCTGGACGAGGAGGAGGTCTTCTACCTGCGCAGCCGCGGCATCCCCAAGGGCGAGGCGGTGCGGCTGGTGGTGTTCGGCTTCTTCGGCGAGGTGCTGGAGCAGCTCCCGCTGGAGGGGGCGCGCCAGGAGCTGCTCAGCGCCGTCGAGCGGAAGCTGGCGCGCCAGGGCTAG
- the sufB gene encoding Fe-S cluster assembly protein SufB produces the protein MPYNPDVAELGLDQYKYGFRDEEDYVFKSRKGLDEEIVRQISEHKGEPQWMLDLRLKALKHAQKRPWPTWGGDISGLDFDEIYFYIRPSERVGRTWDEVPETIKNTFERLGIPEQERRILAGAGAQYESEVVYHSLRKEWEEQGVIFKGMDDGLKEHEDLVRQHFGTVVPFRDNLFAAVNTAVWSGGSFVYVPKGVKLDMPLQAYFRINAESMGQFERTLIIVEEGAQVQYIEGCTAPSYSKDSFHSGVIEIIVKDGGRMRYTTIQNWSHNVYNLVTQRAVVGKDATMEWVDGNLGSKLTMKYPSCYLNGEGARGEVLSIAYAGPGQHQDAGGKVIHNAPHTSSRIVSKSISRGSGRSSYRGLLQVNPGAKFAKSNVECDALLLDEEARTDTYPYIEIQDEHAQIGHEATVSKIGDEQLFYLMSRGLSEDEAATMVVRGFIEPIAKELPLEYAVELNRLIELEMEGSVG, from the coding sequence ATGCCTTACAACCCGGACGTCGCCGAGCTCGGCCTCGACCAGTACAAGTACGGCTTCCGCGACGAGGAAGACTACGTCTTCAAGAGCCGCAAGGGGCTCGACGAGGAGATCGTGCGGCAGATCTCCGAGCACAAGGGCGAGCCGCAGTGGATGCTCGACCTGCGGCTGAAGGCGCTCAAGCACGCGCAGAAGCGCCCGTGGCCCACCTGGGGCGGCGACATCTCGGGGCTCGACTTCGACGAGATCTACTTCTACATCCGCCCCTCGGAGCGGGTGGGCCGCACCTGGGACGAGGTCCCCGAGACCATCAAGAACACCTTCGAGCGCCTGGGCATCCCCGAGCAGGAGCGGCGCATCCTGGCCGGCGCGGGGGCGCAGTACGAGAGCGAGGTGGTCTACCACTCGCTGCGCAAGGAGTGGGAGGAGCAGGGCGTCATCTTCAAGGGGATGGACGACGGGCTCAAGGAGCACGAGGACCTGGTCCGCCAGCACTTCGGCACGGTGGTCCCCTTCCGCGACAACCTGTTCGCGGCGGTGAACACGGCCGTGTGGTCGGGCGGCTCCTTCGTCTACGTGCCCAAGGGGGTCAAGCTCGACATGCCGCTGCAGGCGTACTTCCGCATCAACGCGGAGAGCATGGGGCAGTTCGAGCGCACGCTGATCATCGTGGAGGAGGGCGCCCAGGTGCAGTACATCGAGGGGTGCACCGCTCCCTCGTACTCCAAGGACTCGTTCCACTCCGGCGTCATCGAGATCATCGTCAAGGACGGCGGCCGGATGCGCTACACCACCATCCAGAACTGGTCGCACAACGTCTACAACCTGGTCACCCAGCGCGCGGTGGTCGGGAAGGACGCCACCATGGAGTGGGTGGACGGCAACCTGGGGTCGAAGTTGACCATGAAGTACCCCTCGTGCTACCTGAACGGCGAGGGCGCGCGCGGCGAGGTGCTCTCGATCGCGTACGCCGGCCCGGGGCAGCACCAGGACGCGGGCGGGAAGGTGATCCACAACGCGCCGCACACCTCGTCGCGCATCGTCAGCAAGTCGATCTCGCGGGGCTCGGGGCGCAGCTCGTACCGGGGGCTGCTGCAGGTGAACCCGGGGGCCAAGTTCGCCAAGAGCAACGTGGAGTGCGACGCGCTGCTGCTGGACGAGGAGGCGCGCACCGACACCTACCCGTACATCGAGATCCAGGACGAGCACGCGCAGATCGGCCACGAGGCCACGGTCAGCAAGATCGGAGACGAGCAGCTCTTCTACCTGATGAGCCGCGGCCTCTCCGAGGACGAGGCGGCCACCATGGTGGTGCGCGGCTTCATCGAGCCGATCGCCAAGGAGCTGCCGCTGGAGTACGCGGTGGAGCTGAACCGCCTGATCGAGCTGGAGATGGAAGGCAGCGTAGGGTGA
- the sufC gene encoding Fe-S cluster assembly ATPase SufC produces the protein MAEPLLKITDLHAEIAEEGTEILKGVDLELNEGEIHAIMGPNGSGKSTLSKVVSGHPAYEVTDGDILFRGESVLDMEPDERARAGIFLAFQYPVEIPGVSVANFMRTALSAKRGEEVDVFDFQEELEARMEMLDMDPAFALRSVNEGFSGGEKKRNEILQLAMLEPVLAVMDETDSGLDIDALKIVTAGINKIKAERPEMAVLLITHYQRMLNYIVPDRVHVMVDGRIIRSGGADLALELEERGYDWLRETAEV, from the coding sequence ATGGCCGAACCGCTGCTCAAGATCACCGACCTCCACGCGGAGATCGCCGAAGAGGGGACGGAGATCCTGAAGGGAGTGGACCTGGAGCTGAACGAGGGGGAGATCCACGCCATCATGGGGCCGAACGGCTCCGGGAAGAGCACGCTGTCGAAGGTGGTCTCGGGACACCCGGCCTACGAGGTGACCGACGGCGACATCCTCTTCCGGGGCGAGAGCGTGCTGGACATGGAGCCCGACGAGCGCGCCCGCGCGGGGATCTTCCTGGCGTTCCAGTACCCGGTGGAGATCCCGGGCGTGTCGGTCGCCAACTTCATGCGCACGGCGCTGTCGGCCAAACGCGGCGAAGAGGTCGACGTGTTCGACTTCCAGGAGGAGCTCGAGGCGCGGATGGAGATGCTGGACATGGACCCGGCGTTCGCGCTCCGCTCGGTGAACGAGGGCTTCTCGGGCGGCGAGAAGAAGCGCAACGAGATCCTGCAGCTCGCCATGCTCGAGCCGGTGCTGGCGGTGATGGACGAGACCGACTCGGGGCTCGACATCGACGCCCTGAAGATCGTAACCGCGGGGATCAACAAGATCAAGGCCGAACGGCCCGAAATGGCCGTCCTGCTGATCACGCACTACCAGCGGATGCTCAACTACATCGTCCCCGACCGGGTGCACGTGATGGTGGACGGGCGCATCATCCGCTCCGGCGGCGCCGACCTGGCGCTGGAGCTGGAGGAGCGCGGGTACGACTGGCTGCGGGAGACGGCGGAGGTATAG
- a CDS encoding patatin-like phospholipase family protein, producing the protein MDRIRAASEPRGTVLVLGGGGMKGVAHIGVWKALEEAGVRVDAVMGCSIGALIGASLAGGSGWRELAKVARALTKDDIVSINRRAVWMGGVREEAVFDGDHYREWIRRTLPLKSFAEARLPVRVNAVSLVSGKEVWFGTGARDDVPPVDAVYASCAIPIYFPPARLGGDVLVDGGVLDVLPVRAAAEWGAERIVAVDVGSEMVPPDDGYFERGMIAIHDRVLTLNLNEQRNRCLERLDEGPPVVYIRPRIGHLGGWDFDRTQFFLEEGYRAAREALRSAAEAA; encoded by the coding sequence ATGGACCGCATCCGGGCAGCCTCCGAGCCCCGCGGCACGGTGCTGGTGCTGGGGGGCGGGGGAATGAAGGGCGTGGCGCACATCGGCGTCTGGAAGGCGCTGGAGGAGGCCGGCGTGCGCGTGGACGCCGTGATGGGGTGCAGCATCGGCGCCCTGATCGGCGCGTCGCTGGCCGGCGGCTCGGGGTGGCGCGAGTTGGCCAAGGTGGCGCGCGCCCTCACCAAGGACGACATCGTCTCCATCAACCGGCGCGCGGTGTGGATGGGCGGGGTGCGCGAGGAGGCGGTCTTCGACGGCGACCATTACCGCGAGTGGATCCGCCGGACCCTGCCGCTGAAGAGCTTCGCCGAGGCGCGCCTGCCGGTGCGGGTGAACGCGGTCTCGCTGGTCTCCGGCAAGGAGGTGTGGTTCGGCACCGGCGCCCGCGACGACGTGCCGCCGGTGGACGCGGTCTACGCGAGCTGCGCCATCCCCATCTACTTCCCCCCCGCGCGCCTGGGTGGCGACGTGCTGGTGGACGGCGGCGTGCTGGACGTGCTCCCGGTGCGGGCGGCCGCGGAATGGGGGGCGGAGCGGATCGTGGCCGTGGACGTGGGCTCGGAGATGGTGCCGCCCGACGACGGGTACTTCGAGCGGGGGATGATCGCCATCCACGACCGGGTGCTCACGCTGAACCTGAACGAGCAGCGCAACCGCTGCCTGGAGCGCCTGGACGAGGGCCCGCCGGTGGTCTACATCCGCCCCCGCATCGGCCACCTGGGCGGGTGGGACTTCGACCGCACACAGTTCTTCCTGGAGGAGGGCTACCGCGCCGCCCGCGAGGCGCTCCGGAGCGCGGCGGAGGCAGCCTGA